From one Erinaceus europaeus chromosome 4, mEriEur2.1, whole genome shotgun sequence genomic stretch:
- the HMOX1 gene encoding heme oxygenase 1, with amino-acid sequence MPQDLSEALKEATKEVHTQAENAEFMRNFQKGQVTRQGFKLVMASLYHVYVALEEEIECNKENPAYAPLYFPEELHRTAALEQDMAFWFGPHWRDTIPFTQATRRYVQQLHKVGLAEPELLVAHAYTRYLGDLSGGQVLKKIAQKALELPSSGEGLAFFTFPAIDSATKFKQLYRSRMNSLDMSPEVRRRVVQEAKTAFLLNIQLFEELQELLDQDTKDQSPPQAPGLHQRTGSRAPDAASLETSRGQAKASAHTQSPLLRWILTLSFLVATFAMGLYAM; translated from the exons ATGCCTCAGGATTTGTCAGAGGCCCTGAAGGAAGCCACCAAGGAGGTGCACACCCAGGCGGAGAATGCTGAGTTCATGAGGAACTTCCAGAAGGGCCAGGTCACCCGGCAAGGCTTTAAG CTGGTGATGGCCTCGCTGTACCATGTGTACGTGGCCCTGGAAGAGGAGATTGAGTGCAACAAAGAGAACCCCGCCTATGCCCCACTCTACTTCCCGGAGGAGCTGCACCGCACGGCGGCACTGGAACAGGACATGGCCTTCTGGTTTGGGCCCCACTGGCGGGACACCATCCCATTCACACAGGCCACCCGGCGCTATGTGCAACAGCTCCACAAGGTGGGGCTGGCGGAGCCTGAGTTGCTGGTGGCCCACGCCTACACCCGCTACCTGGGTGACCTGTCAGGGGGCCAAGTCCTCAAGAAGATCGCTCAGAAGGCCCTAGAGTTGCCCAGCTCGGGCGAAGGCCTGGCCTTCTTCACCTTCCCTGCCATTGACAGCGCCACCAAGTTCAAGCAGCTCTACCGCTCCCGTATGAACTCCCTGGATATGAGCCCTGAAGTCCGGcgcagggtggtccaggaggccaAAACTGCCTTCCTGCTCAACATCCAG CTGTTTGAGGAGTTGCAGGAGCTTCTGGACCAGGACACTAAGGACCAGAGTCCCCCACAGGCACCTGGGCTTCACCAGAGGACAGGCAGCAGGGCACCAG ATGCAGCTTCCTTGGAGACGTCCAGAGGCCAGGCCAAGGCCAGTGCCCACACCCAGTCACCACTGCTCCGCTGGATCCTAACACTCAGCTTCTTGGTGGCCACATTCGCTATGGGGCTTTACGCTATGTGA